Proteins from a single region of Candidatus Binatia bacterium:
- a CDS encoding twitching motility protein PilT encodes MKRRARLLLDTHVFLWWRVNDRRLRKEARQAIADAEIVFVSAATAWEIAIKIALGRLRIPEPVEAGVKKSGFEKLPIDFAHAESAARLPPHHADPFDRMLVAQAREEGLVLVTGDRRIGLYDVDVVWT; translated from the coding sequence TTGAAACGCAGGGCCCGCTTGCTTCTCGACACGCACGTTTTCCTCTGGTGGCGTGTCAACGACCGGCGTCTCCGGAAGGAAGCTCGACAGGCGATCGCGGACGCCGAGATCGTTTTCGTGAGCGCTGCAACAGCGTGGGAAATCGCAATCAAGATCGCGCTCGGCCGGCTGCGCATTCCCGAGCCCGTCGAAGCCGGTGTGAAAAAAAGCGGGTTCGAAAAGCTCCCGATCGACTTCGCCCACGCGGAATCGGCAGCCCGATTGCCACCCCACCATGCCGATCCTTTCGACCGGATGCTCGTCGCGCAGGCACGGGAGGAAGGCCTGGTGCTGGTGACGGGCGACCGGCGCATCGGGCTCTACGACGTCGACGTCGTCTGGACCTAG
- a CDS encoding antitoxin: MSRKIYNLYRAKSQLSRLVDRASAGEEIIIAKAGKPKAKLVPLSRPARKRRPGGWQGKVWIAPDFDAPLPKTIQEAFEGLS, from the coding sequence ATGTCCCGGAAGATCTACAACCTTTACCGCGCGAAGTCCCAGCTCTCCCGCTTGGTCGATCGTGCATCTGCCGGCGAGGAAATCATTATCGCCAAGGCCGGAAAGCCTAAAGCCAAGCTCGTGCCTCTTTCCCGCCCTGCCCGAAAGCGGCGCCCCGGAGGATGGCAAGGAAAGGTCTGGATCGCTCCGGACTTCGACGCCCCGTTGCCGAAGACAATCCAGGAAGCGTTCGAGGGCCTATCTTGA
- a CDS encoding hypothetical protein (possible pseudo, frameshifted) — MAHALLVAVAVLIIACPCALGLATPVSIVVATGRGAQAGVLVRNAEALERLEKVDVLLVDKTGTLTEGKPRVSAVETAGELSREEILSLAASLETASEHPLARAVADAAEGLARHDVSEFRSVTGQGVVGRVGGREVALGNTRLLESLGIRSDSLASRAEELRREGHTVVFVGVDGRLAGLLAVSDPVKSTTPEAVRLLHQEGVRIVMVSGDSRPTAEAVARKLGIDEVRAEVLPEEKARIVREFQDRGHRVAMAGDGINDAPALAQADVGIAMGTGTDVAMQSADVTLVKGDLRGIARARRLSRATMRNIRQNLFFAFVYNALGVPVAAGVLYPFFGVLLNPMIAAAAMSASSLSVVGNALRLRTVAL, encoded by the coding sequence ATGGCCCACGCGCTTCTCGTTGCCGTGGCCGTCCTCATCATCGCGTGCCCGTGCGCGCTCGGCCTTGCCACGCCGGTCTCCATCGTCGTCGCCACGGGCCGCGGGGCGCAAGCGGGCGTGCTCGTCCGGAACGCCGAAGCGCTCGAGCGGCTCGAGAAGGTCGACGTTCTCCTGGTCGACAAAACGGGCACGCTGACCGAGGGGAAGCCCCGGGTCTCGGCCGTCGAGACGGCGGGCGAGCTTTCGCGCGAGGAAATCCTTTCGCTCGCAGCCTCCCTCGAGACGGCAAGCGAGCACCCGCTCGCCCGCGCCGTCGCCGATGCGGCGGAGGGGCTAGCGCGGCACGACGTGTCCGAATTCCGGTCGGTGACCGGGCAGGGGGTCGTGGGACGCGTCGGCGGGCGCGAAGTGGCACTCGGGAACACGCGTCTTCTCGAGTCGCTCGGCATCCGGTCGGATTCTCTGGCCTCGCGCGCCGAAGAGCTCCGGCGCGAAGGTCACACGGTCGTCTTCGTCGGCGTCGACGGACGCCTCGCGGGCCTTCTCGCCGTCAGCGATCCCGTGAAGTCCACCACACCCGAGGCCGTCCGCCTCCTCCACCAGGAGGGCGTGCGGATCGTCATGGTGAGCGGCGACTCTCGCCCCACGGCCGAAGCCGTCGCGCGCAAGCTCGGGATCGACGAAGTCCGGGCCGAGGTGCTGCCCGAAGAAAAAGCCCGGATCGTCCGCGAATTCCAGGATCGCGGCCACCGCGTGGCCATGGCGGGCGACGGCATCAACGACGCCCCGGCCCTCGCCCAGGCCGACGTCGGCATTGCGATGGGCACCGGGACCGACGTCGCCATGCAGAGCGCCGACGTCACACTCGTGAAGGGTGACCTCCGCGGCATTGCCCGCGCCCGCCGCCTGAGCCGCGCCACGATGCGCAACATCCGGCAGAATCTCTTCTTCGCCTTCGTCTACAACGCTCTCGGCGTCCCCGTCGCCGCCGGTGTCCTCTATCCTTTCTTCGGAGTCCTCTTGAACCCCATGATCGCCGCTGCCGCCATGAGCGCGAGTTCCCTTTCCGTCGTGGGGAACGCCCTACGGCTCCGGACGGTGGCGCTGTGA
- the selD gene encoding selenide, water dikinase: MDPSTGPLDDAALLRPPAGPSLVFTVDFITPVVDGPEDFGAIAAANALSDVYAMGGEPRAALAVCGFPQDKLPVSILERILRGGQEKAAEAGCAIVGGHTIADPELKYGLCVLGIVDPERALVHTRARAGDLLVLTKPLGFGVAAQALKAGELPPPEVAQLTELMKTLNKDARDAALAAGAHAATDVTGFGLLGHLRHLLLGAGLAARLRASSVPVLDFARDLARRGLVPGGTKANARYVAAACRWDAGVDETLGTLLVDAQTSGGLLVTVPPGRTDALLEELERRGVPARSVVGELCEGEPGSMDIRP; this comes from the coding sequence GTGGACCCCTCGACGGGTCCGCTCGACGACGCCGCTCTCTTGCGCCCTCCGGCAGGCCCCTCCCTCGTTTTCACGGTCGACTTCATCACGCCCGTCGTCGACGGTCCGGAAGATTTCGGTGCCATCGCGGCCGCGAACGCGCTCAGCGACGTTTACGCCATGGGCGGAGAGCCGAGGGCGGCTCTTGCCGTGTGCGGTTTTCCGCAGGACAAGCTTCCCGTCTCCATCCTCGAGCGAATCCTGCGGGGAGGACAGGAGAAAGCCGCCGAGGCCGGTTGTGCCATCGTCGGCGGACACACGATCGCGGACCCCGAGCTCAAGTACGGCCTCTGCGTTCTCGGAATCGTCGACCCCGAGAGAGCGCTCGTACACACCCGGGCCCGGGCCGGTGACCTCCTCGTTCTCACGAAACCCCTGGGCTTCGGCGTCGCCGCGCAAGCACTGAAGGCAGGCGAGCTTCCCCCGCCCGAGGTCGCGCAGCTCACCGAGCTCATGAAAACACTCAACAAGGACGCGAGGGACGCGGCCCTCGCAGCCGGGGCGCACGCCGCGACGGACGTGACGGGTTTCGGCCTTCTCGGCCACCTGCGGCACCTCCTTCTCGGGGCGGGGCTCGCGGCGCGGCTCCGGGCATCGAGCGTCCCCGTGCTGGACTTCGCCCGCGATCTGGCCCGGCGCGGTCTCGTTCCCGGAGGCACGAAAGCCAACGCCCGTTACGTCGCGGCGGCGTGCCGGTGGGACGCGGGGGTGGACGAAACGCTCGGGACTCTCCTGGTCGACGCGCAAACCTCGGGCGGGCTTCTCGTCACCGTTCCGCCCGGGCGCACGGACGCCCTTCTCGAGGAACTCGAGCGTAGGGGCGTACCGGCGCGTTCCGTCGTCGGCGAGCTCTGCGAAGGAGAGCCGGGCTCGATGGACATCCGGCCGTAA
- the qor gene encoding quinone oxidoreductase: protein MTTKAVRIHEHGGPEVLRYEEVDLPAPPPGHVRVRHTAIGLNYIDTYHRTGLYPLPGFPATLGVEAAGVVEELGEGVRELQVGDRVAYAGVLGAYSERQNLPAERLVKLPVGIDDRTAAAMMLKGMTAEYLLRRTYRVRPGDTILFHAAAGGVGLLACQWAKHLGATVIGTVGSEEKAELAREHGCDHVIVYTKEDFAARVREITGGEGVPVVYDSVGQATFEGSLACLAPRGLLVSFGNASGPVRPFPLTLLAEKGSLYVTRPTLATYTARREELLASALELFRVVEAGVVRVEVRQTYPLREAASAHRDLEARRTTGSTVLLP from the coding sequence ATGACGACGAAGGCGGTCCGAATCCACGAGCACGGCGGCCCCGAGGTCTTGCGGTACGAAGAAGTCGATCTCCCCGCTCCGCCCCCGGGACATGTCCGCGTCCGGCACACGGCCATCGGCCTCAACTACATCGACACCTACCACCGCACGGGGCTCTACCCCCTGCCCGGCTTTCCGGCCACACTCGGCGTCGAGGCCGCGGGCGTCGTCGAGGAGCTCGGCGAAGGAGTTCGCGAGCTCCAGGTAGGGGACCGGGTGGCGTACGCGGGGGTGCTCGGCGCCTACAGCGAACGGCAGAACTTGCCGGCCGAGCGACTCGTCAAGCTTCCGGTAGGCATCGACGACCGGACCGCCGCCGCCATGATGCTCAAGGGAATGACGGCCGAGTACCTTCTCAGACGCACGTACCGGGTGAGACCCGGCGACACGATCCTTTTCCACGCGGCGGCCGGAGGCGTGGGACTTCTCGCCTGCCAGTGGGCGAAACACCTCGGCGCCACGGTCATCGGCACGGTGGGAAGCGAGGAGAAGGCGGAGCTCGCGCGCGAGCACGGCTGCGACCACGTGATCGTCTACACGAAAGAGGACTTCGCCGCGCGCGTCCGCGAGATCACGGGGGGAGAAGGCGTGCCGGTCGTCTACGACTCGGTGGGGCAAGCCACTTTCGAGGGGTCGCTCGCCTGCCTCGCCCCCCGGGGTCTCCTCGTGAGCTTCGGGAATGCCTCGGGTCCCGTACGTCCTTTTCCCTTGACACTTCTGGCCGAGAAAGGCTCCCTCTACGTCACGCGGCCCACGCTCGCGACCTACACGGCCCGACGCGAGGAGCTCCTGGCCTCGGCGCTCGAACTCTTCCGCGTCGTCGAGGCGGGAGTCGTCCGGGTGGAGGTGCGACAGACCTACCCCCTGCGCGAGGCAGCCTCGGCCCACCGCGACCTCGAGGCGCGCCGCACGACCGGCTCGACGGTGCTCCTACCCTGA
- a CDS encoding DNA-binding response regulator, giving the protein MARVLVADDHAMFREMLRIALPRGGDLEIVGEAADGRELLEMVSRTSPDVVLLDYKMPHVRNFASLIREVRSAHPGVRVIVLSGFASTEVAARAAEGGASGYVLKSTRLASVVDAVRTVAEGGIWIDPSLPRKVFDAFQRPIEEARGKGSGMAVLTRREREVLSCVAQGISNHEIARRLSISEQTVKTHLTRIFAKLAVKNRLAAALAYYGREPSSRDVPPESS; this is encoded by the coding sequence ATGGCGAGAGTACTCGTTGCGGACGATCATGCGATGTTCCGTGAGATGTTACGAATCGCGCTGCCGCGGGGAGGGGACCTCGAGATCGTGGGGGAAGCTGCGGACGGCCGGGAGCTTCTCGAAATGGTGTCCCGCACGAGCCCCGACGTGGTCCTCCTCGACTACAAAATGCCGCACGTCCGCAACTTCGCTTCCCTGATCCGCGAGGTGCGCTCCGCCCACCCGGGGGTCCGCGTGATCGTCCTTTCCGGATTCGCCAGCACGGAAGTGGCCGCGCGCGCCGCCGAGGGAGGGGCTTCCGGTTACGTCCTGAAATCCACCCGCCTCGCCTCGGTCGTCGACGCCGTCCGGACCGTCGCCGAAGGCGGCATCTGGATCGACCCCTCGCTCCCGCGCAAGGTCTTCGACGCCTTCCAGCGCCCCATCGAAGAAGCGCGCGGGAAGGGAAGCGGGATGGCGGTTCTCACGCGGCGGGAGCGCGAGGTGCTCAGCTGCGTCGCCCAGGGGATCAGTAACCACGAGATCGCCCGCCGCCTCTCGATCAGCGAGCAGACGGTGAAGACCCACCTCACGCGGATCTTCGCGAAACTTGCCGTGAAAAACCGCCTGGCTGCGGCGCTCGCCTACTACGGCAGAGAGCCCTCGTCCCGCGACGTGCCCCCGGAGTCGAGCTGA
- a CDS encoding acyl-CoA synthetase, with the protein MTTGREFTLGNLNEAIADAYPEREAIVTPTRRFRWRDFQLRTRRLANLLLEAGLGCHRERSELEPWESGQDHLGLYLYNCPEYLEGMVGASKARVASFNVNYRYVEDELLYLFRDAKPKALLYHASFAPQVARLRSELPELRLLLQVDDGSGEPLLPGALDYEEALARSSDTLPPVEPRGDDLYILYTGGTTGMPKGVLWRQEDIFFAAMGGRVVGGEPVRSIEEVVERAKGGETLRMLPAPPFMHGAAHWSAFIMLHSGGTVVLPKEVRKLDPDDIWRTVEREKVLTLTIVGDAFARPLLDALRKGSYDVSSLRILGSGGAILSPELKKEFLELLPDIVIFDGFGASETGAQGAAVSMKGMEKPPEVFQMDEQTVVLDENLTRKLEPGEDAIGWLARTGYVPLGYLGDPEKTRKTYPVIDGVRYAVPGDRAKLAPDGKIYVLGRDSVCINTGGEKVFAEEVELALKSHPAVYDAVVVGTPHERWGQQVTAVVALRPGTSASEEELRAEAAKKLARYKLPRAFVFVDSVVRAPTGKPDYRWARETALRALSR; encoded by the coding sequence ATGACCACGGGACGCGAGTTCACGCTGGGCAATCTCAACGAGGCCATCGCGGACGCTTACCCGGAACGCGAGGCCATCGTCACGCCGACCCGGCGGTTTCGGTGGCGAGACTTCCAGCTCCGCACCCGCAGGCTCGCGAACTTGCTCCTCGAGGCGGGGCTCGGCTGCCACCGAGAACGGAGCGAACTCGAGCCCTGGGAATCGGGGCAGGACCACCTGGGTCTCTACCTCTACAACTGTCCCGAGTATCTCGAGGGGATGGTGGGGGCGTCGAAGGCCCGCGTGGCTTCCTTCAACGTCAACTATCGCTACGTCGAAGACGAGCTCCTCTATCTCTTTCGGGACGCGAAACCGAAGGCTCTTCTCTACCACGCGAGCTTCGCGCCGCAGGTGGCTCGACTTCGCTCGGAACTGCCCGAGCTCCGACTCCTCCTGCAGGTGGACGACGGAAGCGGCGAGCCTCTCCTTCCGGGGGCGCTCGACTACGAAGAGGCGCTCGCGCGCTCCTCGGACACGCTTCCGCCCGTCGAGCCCAGGGGCGACGACCTCTACATCCTCTACACGGGCGGCACGACGGGCATGCCCAAAGGGGTCCTCTGGCGGCAGGAGGACATCTTTTTCGCCGCCATGGGAGGGCGGGTCGTGGGCGGGGAGCCCGTGCGCAGCATCGAGGAGGTGGTGGAGCGTGCGAAGGGCGGCGAGACGCTCCGGATGCTTCCGGCTCCGCCTTTCATGCACGGAGCGGCGCACTGGTCGGCTTTCATCATGCTCCACTCCGGCGGCACGGTCGTCCTGCCGAAAGAGGTCCGGAAGCTCGACCCCGACGACATCTGGCGCACCGTCGAGCGGGAGAAAGTGCTCACGCTCACCATCGTGGGCGACGCCTTCGCCCGGCCGCTTCTCGACGCCTTGCGCAAGGGGTCCTACGACGTCTCGAGCCTCCGCATCCTCGGGTCGGGCGGGGCCATCCTCTCGCCGGAGCTCAAGAAGGAGTTTCTCGAACTTCTGCCCGACATCGTGATTTTCGACGGCTTCGGCGCTTCGGAGACGGGTGCGCAGGGTGCCGCCGTTTCCATGAAGGGGATGGAGAAACCGCCCGAGGTTTTCCAGATGGACGAGCAGACGGTCGTGCTCGACGAGAACCTCACGCGCAAGCTCGAACCCGGCGAGGACGCGATCGGCTGGCTCGCGCGCACGGGCTACGTTCCGCTCGGCTACCTCGGCGACCCCGAGAAGACCCGCAAGACCTACCCCGTCATCGACGGCGTGCGGTACGCCGTGCCCGGCGACCGCGCGAAGCTCGCTCCCGACGGCAAGATCTACGTCCTCGGTCGCGATTCGGTGTGCATCAACACCGGCGGCGAGAAGGTGTTCGCCGAGGAAGTGGAGCTCGCTCTCAAGAGCCACCCGGCCGTCTACGACGCGGTCGTCGTGGGCACGCCCCACGAACGCTGGGGCCAGCAGGTGACGGCCGTGGTGGCCTTGCGGCCCGGAACCAGCGCGAGCGAGGAGGAGCTCCGAGCCGAAGCGGCGAAAAAGCTCGCCCGCTACAAGCTCCCGCGAGCGTTCGTTTTCGTCGACTCGGTGGTGAGGGCTCCGACGGGAAAGCCCGACTACCGCTGGGCGCGGGAGACGGCGCTCCGCGCCTTGTCTCGCTGA
- a CDS encoding acyl dehydratase produces MGRESYGRITDEGIAKLRERIGKGFPGRRPWRTEATRDAIYHLAYAIGDLSPLYLDEEYAKKTRWGTIIAPPIIVNSMDTLRAVGSSGLPEGLPGVHSIWTGSLYEWERPVFLGDRVRSESYLKDVVEKESTFGGGRAVYQTYEAVYYNQNGDRIGKRNDTWIRIERDATREKKKYASIQLQKWTPEDIARFQEEYRRQTRTVERYWDDVKVGDTLGPLLKGPLTPTAEIAFESYFGIYLVGNKVAADLYDRHPALMIPNEQGVPEPPQRVHWDNQFTQKLLGLPGAYDLGLERCAWLCHLVTDWIGDNGFLTRIEVFYKRFNFMGDVTWNRGRVVEKFERDGKAYVRCEVECVNQRDEVTAQGVAEAELPRR; encoded by the coding sequence ATGGGTAGGGAATCCTACGGACGCATCACCGACGAGGGGATCGCGAAACTCCGCGAACGGATCGGAAAGGGGTTTCCGGGAAGGCGCCCCTGGAGGACGGAGGCTACGCGCGATGCGATCTACCACCTTGCCTACGCCATCGGGGACCTGAGTCCGCTCTACCTCGACGAGGAGTACGCCAAGAAAACCCGATGGGGCACCATCATCGCCCCGCCCATCATCGTCAACAGCATGGACACGCTCCGAGCCGTCGGCTCGAGCGGCCTTCCCGAAGGGCTTCCCGGCGTCCACTCCATCTGGACGGGTTCCCTCTACGAGTGGGAGCGTCCCGTCTTTCTCGGGGACCGCGTGCGCTCGGAAAGCTACCTGAAGGACGTCGTCGAGAAGGAAAGCACGTTCGGCGGCGGTCGGGCCGTCTACCAGACGTACGAGGCGGTCTACTACAACCAGAACGGAGACCGCATCGGGAAGCGGAACGACACGTGGATCCGCATCGAGCGGGACGCGACGCGGGAGAAAAAGAAGTACGCTTCCATCCAGCTCCAGAAGTGGACGCCCGAAGACATCGCGCGCTTCCAGGAAGAGTACCGGCGGCAGACCCGCACGGTCGAGCGGTACTGGGACGACGTGAAGGTGGGGGACACGCTCGGGCCGCTGCTCAAGGGCCCGCTCACGCCGACGGCGGAAATCGCGTTCGAGTCCTACTTCGGCATCTACCTGGTCGGGAACAAGGTCGCGGCCGACCTCTACGACCGGCACCCCGCACTCATGATCCCCAACGAGCAGGGCGTTCCCGAGCCGCCGCAGCGGGTCCACTGGGACAACCAGTTCACGCAGAAGCTCCTCGGGCTTCCGGGCGCCTACGACCTCGGGCTCGAGCGCTGCGCCTGGCTCTGTCATCTCGTGACCGACTGGATCGGCGACAACGGCTTTCTCACCCGCATCGAAGTGTTCTACAAGCGCTTCAACTTCATGGGCGACGTCACCTGGAACCGGGGGCGCGTCGTGGAGAAATTCGAGCGCGACGGCAAGGCCTACGTCCGCTGCGAGGTCGAGTGCGTGAACCAGCGCGACGAGGTCACCGCGCAGGGCGTGGCCGAAGCGGAGCTGCCGAGGCGCTGA
- a CDS encoding enoyl-CoA hydratase has protein sequence MASRKVENVELGSRFLRATKERGVLRVVIDRPERRNALTIEMYHGIKKAAVLAERDPDVDVLLVTGTGEYFCVGGEMGGQHEGGGGLDRETDGIDLLPFVEFERCPKIVLLGINGHCQGGGLVMTLMGDLAVASENARFRVPELLRGVADCYLGARLATRVGMGRAKYLLFTAVPFTAREAYEMGLVSRVVPPEKFPEAVEETIERVRETAPEARAALKHDLNRQLPTIDFAMFRRSLASEEVREGFAAFVEKRPPRWVKKASSFD, from the coding sequence ATGGCGAGCCGCAAGGTCGAGAACGTCGAGCTCGGATCGCGCTTTTTGCGTGCAACGAAAGAAAGAGGAGTGCTGCGCGTCGTCATCGACCGGCCCGAACGGCGCAACGCGCTCACGATCGAGATGTACCACGGGATCAAGAAGGCGGCCGTCCTGGCCGAGCGGGATCCCGACGTGGACGTCCTCCTGGTGACCGGGACCGGGGAGTACTTCTGCGTCGGCGGCGAGATGGGCGGGCAGCACGAGGGCGGAGGGGGTCTCGACCGGGAGACCGACGGGATCGACCTCCTTCCCTTCGTGGAGTTCGAACGCTGCCCGAAGATCGTGCTTCTCGGGATCAACGGCCACTGCCAGGGCGGCGGCCTGGTCATGACGCTCATGGGCGACCTCGCGGTCGCGTCGGAAAACGCCCGCTTCCGCGTCCCCGAGCTTCTCCGCGGTGTCGCCGATTGCTACCTCGGAGCCCGGCTCGCCACGCGCGTGGGCATGGGGCGCGCCAAGTATCTCCTCTTCACGGCCGTTCCCTTCACGGCGCGCGAGGCGTACGAGATGGGGCTCGTCTCGCGCGTCGTGCCGCCCGAGAAGTTCCCGGAGGCCGTCGAGGAAACGATCGAGCGGGTTCGGGAAACGGCGCCCGAGGCGCGGGCCGCCCTCAAGCACGACCTGAACCGCCAGCTTCCCACGATCGACTTCGCGATGTTCCGCCGTTCGCTGGCTTCCGAGGAGGTGCGCGAAGGCTTCGCCGCCTTCGTCGAGAAGCGACCGCCCCGTTGGGTGAAGAAAGCTTCTTCGTTTGACTAA
- a CDS encoding hypothetical protein (possible pseudo, frameshifted) yields the protein MERCAKLGFRGVHIMTFPSAGPTLQPEDDRFWDAAQSLGMPVHIHVRIMRKIQRPKPKGVRGGDLTGLANVGAVDMMTDMPEIISAGVHDRFPDLVFVSVEAGSGWIPYILEQLDDRYWRNRYWLPVKLKHQPSEYYRRNWRSTFMIDHYAVDNRYRLGVDNMMWASDYPHHGCDWPETRRVVEDMFRNVPLEERRKMCALNAAKLYKLV from the coding sequence ATGGAACGCTGCGCGAAGCTCGGCTTTCGCGGCGTCCACATCATGACCTTTCCGAGCGCGGGCCCCACGCTCCAGCCCGAGGACGACCGCTTCTGGGACGCGGCGCAGAGCCTCGGCATGCCCGTGCACATCCACGTTCGGATCATGCGGAAGATCCAGCGTCCCAAGCCCAAGGGCGTACGCGGCGGAGACCTGACGGGGCTCGCGAACGTGGGCGCGGTGGACATGATGACGGACATGCCGGAGATCATTTCCGCGGGTGTCCACGACCGCTTTCCGGACCTCGTCTTCGTTTCCGTCGAAGCCGGCTCGGGTTGGATCCCCTACATTCTCGAGCAGCTCGACGACCGCTACTGGCGGAACCGCTACTGGCTACCGGTCAAGCTCAAGCACCAACCGAGCGAGTACTACCGGCGGAACTGGCGGTCGACGTTCATGATCGACCACTACGCCGTCGACAACCGCTACCGGCTCGGCGTCGACAACATGATGTGGGCTTCGGACTACCCGCACCACGGGTGCGACTGGCCGGAAACGCGGCGGGTCGTCGAGGACATGTTCCGGAACGTGCCGCTCGAAGAACGCCGCAAGATGTGCGCGCTCAACGCGGCCAAGCTCTACAAGCTCGTCTGA
- the bfr gene encoding bacterioferritin — MKGDPTLIEALNEILTGELTGINQYFAHARMCEHWGYKRLAEVTRKESLEEMKHADELIERILYLEGVPNVQRLGKVQIGQTVPEQLRLDLALESEAVGRLNRTIALAREKGDHGTCELLEKILRSEEEHVEWLEAQLNLIRQIGEQNYLAQQIRD, encoded by the coding sequence ATGAAAGGCGACCCCACCCTGATCGAGGCACTCAACGAAATCCTCACCGGCGAGCTCACCGGGATCAACCAGTACTTCGCGCACGCGCGGATGTGCGAGCACTGGGGCTACAAGCGGCTCGCCGAGGTCACGCGGAAAGAGTCCCTCGAGGAAATGAAGCACGCCGACGAGCTGATCGAACGCATCCTCTACCTCGAAGGCGTGCCCAACGTGCAGCGCCTGGGAAAAGTCCAGATCGGACAGACCGTGCCCGAACAGCTCCGGCTCGACCTCGCGCTCGAGAGCGAGGCCGTCGGCCGGCTCAACCGGACGATCGCTCTCGCACGCGAGAAGGGAGACCACGGCACGTGCGAGCTGCTCGAGAAGATCCTCCGCTCCGAGGAGGAGCACGTCGAGTGGCTCGAAGCCCAACTGAACCTGATTCGGCAGATCGGCGAGCAGAACTACCTGGCCCAGCAGATCCGCGACTGA
- a CDS encoding phenylacetate-coenzyme A ligase, translating into MSVLSDRKFYHPEIQTLPREKILDLQWQRLARQLDRVWSQPVPFFRRKFERHGASREDVRSFEDFRCLPTTRKEELRASEAEFPPFGDYRGAPPERCVRLGASTGTTGRPTLILWTKKDLEVDYAASCRGRWRWGLRPGKSLANAHPFGLNAGGWHFSHGIEKLGCLNIPSGPPVGEEHIRDVVELWRRLRPDGYRLFGNVARTYADAARRLGLDPERDLNLTIAGDHPSQQYLTVSSGLEALPLLGTACEEQDGAHVCEDLAVVEVLDLATGRPCGHGERGSLVVSVLEKDNFLLRYDLEDVVRWNEKPCPCGETHRRLFYEGRVRDIVKVAGRNVLPVDVALVLYEFPEVSRPSAEYQIVRRQRDTGRLELRVEFQGAVPPAGLEEKLAGTLRERLGVPAEVTLLPPGGLPRFAYKAARVADEP; encoded by the coding sequence ATGAGCGTCCTTTCCGACCGCAAGTTCTACCACCCGGAAATCCAGACGCTCCCCCGGGAGAAGATCCTGGACCTCCAGTGGCAGCGTCTCGCTCGCCAGCTCGACCGCGTCTGGTCGCAGCCCGTGCCGTTCTTCCGCCGGAAGTTCGAGCGGCACGGCGCGAGTCGGGAGGACGTGCGTTCCTTCGAGGATTTCCGATGCCTTCCGACGACGCGCAAGGAAGAGCTTCGCGCGAGCGAAGCCGAGTTTCCGCCGTTCGGCGATTACCGCGGAGCGCCACCCGAGCGCTGCGTCCGGCTCGGTGCTTCGACGGGAACGACGGGGCGGCCGACGCTCATTCTCTGGACGAAAAAGGACCTGGAGGTGGATTACGCGGCCTCCTGCCGCGGCAGGTGGCGCTGGGGATTGCGCCCCGGAAAGAGCCTGGCCAACGCGCACCCGTTCGGCCTCAACGCGGGCGGCTGGCACTTCAGCCACGGGATCGAGAAGCTCGGTTGCCTCAACATTCCGTCGGGCCCTCCCGTCGGAGAAGAGCACATCCGGGACGTCGTCGAGCTCTGGCGGCGCTTGCGTCCGGACGGCTACCGGCTTTTCGGTAACGTCGCCCGCACGTACGCCGACGCGGCACGCCGACTCGGTCTCGACCCGGAGAGGGATCTCAACCTGACGATCGCGGGCGATCACCCCTCCCAGCAGTATCTCACCGTGAGCTCGGGTCTCGAGGCGCTACCCCTCCTGGGCACGGCGTGCGAGGAGCAGGACGGCGCGCACGTGTGCGAGGACCTGGCGGTCGTCGAGGTTCTCGATCTCGCGACGGGCCGCCCCTGCGGCCACGGCGAGCGGGGAAGCCTCGTCGTGAGCGTTCTCGAGAAAGACAACTTCCTTCTCCGCTACGATCTCGAGGACGTCGTGCGGTGGAACGAAAAGCCCTGCCCCTGCGGCGAGACGCACCGGAGGCTCTTCTACGAGGGACGCGTTCGCGACATCGTGAAGGTGGCGGGACGGAACGTGCTTCCCGTCGACGTGGCTCTCGTCCTCTACGAATTCCCCGAGGTGTCGCGCCCCTCGGCAGAGTACCAGATCGTCCGGCGCCAAAGGGACACCGGGCGTCTCGAGCTGCGTGTGGAGTTCCAGGGAGCCGTGCCTCCGGCCGGCCTCGAAGAAAAGCTCGCGGGGACGCTCCGAGAGCGACTCGGCGTCCCGGCGGAGGTCACGCTCCTTCCCCCGGGAGGGTTGCCTCGCTTCGCCTACAAGGCCGCTCGCGTCGCCGACGAGCCGTGA